From Lycium ferocissimum isolate CSIRO_LF1 chromosome 12, AGI_CSIRO_Lferr_CH_V1, whole genome shotgun sequence, one genomic window encodes:
- the LOC132040197 gene encoding AT-hook motif nuclear-localized protein 17 — MKGEYVEERKNHANNSSTPSNIYKFAKPHQTQNFQHHHQQPPPPPSSTANDGATIEVVRRPRGRPPGSKNKPKLAPHFIVTARDDHVEKPTMSPYILEIPTGVDVIDSVYRFCSKQNTGLCLLNGSGTVTNVTLKQPTINNVITLHGIFNILSISATIVTQSISRVVPNGFSISLAGPQGQVVGGAVIGPLLSAGPVYLIAASFNNPVYHKFTAEEEEEEDGGQSQQVAVSGGGDSGHPPESNVHEYCYSSNQLPSDVIWAPTARQPPPY; from the coding sequence atgaaaggagaatatgtagaagaaagaaaaaaccaTGCTAATAATAGTAGTACTCCTAGCAATATCTATAAGTTTGCTAAGCCTCATCAAACACAAAATTTCcaacaccaccaccaacaaccgCCGCCACCGCCTTCCTCCACCGCCAACGACGGAGCCACCATCGAGGTTGTCCGACGTCCACGTGGCCGTCCACCCGGGTCAAAAAACAAACCCAAACTCGCACCCCATTTCATCGTAACAGCTCGTGATGATCACGTGGAAAAACCCACCATGAGTCCTTATATTCTTGAAATTCCAACAGGGGTTGATGTTATCGATTCGGTTTATCGGTTTTGCAGTAAACAAAATACGGGGCTCTGTCTTCTTAACGGGTCTGGTACAGTTACAAATGTTACACTTAAGCAGCCTACAATTAATAATGTTATTACCTTGCATGGGATTTTTAATATTCTATCAATTTCAGCTACAATTGTTACACAAAGTATTTCGAGAGTCGTTCCAAATGGATTCAGTATTTCGCTAGCTGGACCACAAGGTCAAGTTGTAGGTGGGGCTGTTATTGGGCCTCTTTTATCGGCTGGGCCTGTTTATTTAATTGCTGCAAGTTTTAATAATCCTGTTTATCATAAGTTTACGgcagaggaggaggaggaggaggatgGTGGTCAGTCGCAACAGGTGGCAGTGTCTGGCGGCGGAGATAGTGGGCATCCACCGGAATCAAACGTGCATGAGTATTGTTACAGTTCTAATCAGTTGCCATCAGATGTGATATGGGCACCCACCGCTAGACAACCACCACCTTATTAA